One region of Nitrospinaceae bacterium genomic DNA includes:
- a CDS encoding transcriptional regulator, whose product MISQTAEYALRSVVCLASYPQTALTTGRIAEITKVPGSYLSKVLQALGRAKIVHSRRGLHGGFSLRKPAGELSLLEVINAVDPLQHIDSCPLGLKQHGHNLCPLHKRLNDSIHMIEKAYQESSIGDLLKETTLSKPLCEAAQHM is encoded by the coding sequence ATGATATCCCAGACAGCAGAATATGCGCTTCGATCGGTGGTTTGCCTGGCAAGTTATCCGCAAACCGCATTGACCACGGGGAGAATAGCCGAAATCACTAAAGTTCCCGGCAGTTACCTCTCTAAGGTGCTACAGGCCCTTGGCAGGGCCAAAATCGTGCACTCACGCCGCGGACTGCACGGCGGGTTTTCCCTTCGCAAACCGGCAGGGGAATTGTCGCTTTTGGAGGTCATCAACGCGGTGGACCCGCTTCAACATATAGACAGTTGTCCGCTGGGCCTCAAACAACACGGCCACAATTTATGCCCGCTTCATAAGCGGCTCAACGATTCCATCCATATGATTGAAAAAGCGTATCAAGAATCCTCTATTGGAGATCTGTTGAAAGAAACGACGCTGAGCAAACCCCTCTGCGAAGCGGCGCAACATATGTAG
- the ycgM gene encoding acylpyruvase, protein MSPVIQIAGQRVEPARVFCVGKNYRKHIQELDSEVPDQPVIFMKPVSSLVAPQEKIRLPTHGACLHHEVELVVLVGRVGKNISESDAPTHIAGLSVGVDLTLRDVQSSLKKKGLPWEMAKAFDQSAPLGSFVPLDDSMDLNNISFFCEVNGVRRQQGNSGQMIYSISNIIQFLSGIWELLPGDLIYTGTPSGVGPVGSGDTLRIAGEGMGDFSWEFL, encoded by the coding sequence ATGTCTCCGGTTATTCAGATTGCAGGTCAAAGGGTCGAGCCTGCACGGGTTTTTTGCGTCGGCAAAAATTACCGCAAACACATTCAGGAGCTTGACAGTGAAGTTCCGGATCAGCCGGTCATTTTTATGAAACCGGTTTCCAGCCTTGTTGCGCCGCAAGAAAAAATACGCCTTCCCACGCACGGCGCCTGCCTGCATCATGAGGTCGAGCTGGTGGTACTGGTCGGACGGGTCGGGAAAAATATCAGCGAATCCGATGCCCCAACCCACATTGCCGGACTCTCCGTGGGCGTCGATCTCACCTTGAGAGATGTGCAATCGTCCTTAAAGAAAAAAGGTCTGCCCTGGGAGATGGCCAAAGCCTTCGATCAGAGCGCGCCTTTAGGGTCGTTCGTTCCACTCGATGATTCGATGGATCTAAATAACATTTCTTTTTTCTGTGAAGTCAACGGAGTGCGTCGTCAGCAGGGAAATTCGGGGCAGATGATTTATTCCATTTCAAATATCATTCAATTTTTAAGTGGTATCTGGGAATTACTTCCGGGGGATTTGATTTATACAGGCACACCGTCAGGGGTCGGCCCCGTTGGTTCAGGGGATACCTTGAGGATTGCTGGCGAAGGAATGGGAGACTTCAGTTGGGAATTTTTATAA
- a CDS encoding iron-sulfur cluster repair di-iron protein: protein MIMTNLDIHSRINDFTAEDMARAKVLEELGIDACCGGNKSLAEACGEKGLDPEVVLKTLVQVRERADSEKEEEVDWSEENLTDLVTHIEETHHAYLKKVFPQLSSLIEKVVKAHGARHTELSDLKRVFALLRADLEQHMMKEERVLFPMVRKLESGAGSQEFHCGTLQGPIGVMQAEHQRADALQDELRKISNNFTPPEDGCKTYRLLMEGLENLDADLNVHIYKENEVLFPRVLDAETHLQ from the coding sequence ATGATCATGACAAATTTGGACATTCATTCCCGGATCAACGATTTCACCGCGGAGGACATGGCTCGGGCAAAAGTGTTGGAAGAGTTGGGAATCGACGCCTGTTGCGGTGGAAACAAATCCTTGGCCGAGGCCTGCGGCGAGAAAGGTCTCGACCCGGAGGTTGTCTTGAAAACACTGGTTCAGGTTAGGGAGCGAGCGGATTCCGAAAAGGAGGAGGAAGTCGATTGGTCGGAAGAAAATTTGACCGACCTTGTGACCCACATCGAAGAGACTCACCATGCTTATTTGAAGAAGGTTTTCCCGCAATTGTCCTCTCTGATTGAGAAGGTGGTGAAAGCGCATGGTGCGCGGCATACTGAACTGTCGGATTTAAAGAGAGTGTTTGCGCTTCTGAGGGCCGATCTGGAACAACACATGATGAAGGAGGAGCGAGTGCTGTTTCCCATGGTCCGCAAACTCGAATCCGGGGCGGGGTCCCAGGAATTTCATTGCGGTACGTTACAGGGCCCCATTGGCGTTATGCAGGCAGAGCACCAGAGGGCCGATGCCTTGCAGGATGAACTACGCAAAATCTCAAATAACTTCACCCCGCCTGAGGACGGATGCAAAACCTACCGTCTTTTGATGGAGGGGTTGGAAAATCTGGACGCCGACCTCAATGTTCATATTTATAAGGAAAACGAGGTCTTGTTTCCCCGCGTTCTCGATGCGGAAACTCATCTCCAATAA
- a CDS encoding iron transporter: protein MNENLEKSFEVLDTEMTPNPNAFKYIMNAPVIAAGAKSITSEEDAPGDNFIRAVFALGNVQSIYLSENFVTVSFLPSHNLDVLVEAVEDIIEEYLTFYDGQDPKTVEKDESSILENLDKIDFPNLSDPEKAEIIDALFDETVRPALANDGGGVTVLDFEDNTLKIRYQGACGSCPSSATGTLRAIENILRSYLKQEIQVITTSL from the coding sequence ATGAATGAAAATTTAGAGAAAAGTTTTGAGGTATTGGACACGGAAATGACGCCCAATCCGAATGCCTTCAAATATATAATGAACGCCCCGGTCATCGCTGCGGGAGCCAAGTCCATCACTTCCGAAGAAGACGCTCCAGGGGATAATTTTATCCGGGCGGTGTTTGCTCTCGGAAACGTGCAGAGCATTTATTTATCGGAAAATTTTGTCACGGTCTCCTTTCTGCCCTCGCATAATCTGGATGTTCTCGTTGAAGCCGTAGAAGATATCATTGAAGAATACTTGACCTTTTATGACGGGCAGGATCCTAAAACGGTGGAAAAGGACGAATCCTCCATTTTGGAAAACCTGGACAAGATCGATTTCCCTAATCTGTCCGATCCGGAAAAAGCGGAAATTATCGACGCTCTATTTGATGAAACGGTACGACCGGCGTTGGCCAACGACGGCGGGGGGGTCACGGTTCTGGATTTTGAAGACAACACACTCAAGATTCGTTATCAAGGGGCGTGCGGCAGTTGCCCAAGCTCTGCGACGGGGACGCTTCGCGCCATTGAAAATATCTTAAGAAGCTATCTGAAACAGGAGATTCAAGTGATCACCACTTCCCTTTAA